The nucleotide window GAGCGCACAGAGCCTGAAGGTGCCCTGCCCCTGCATCTTGCCTGGGTAGATGGTGAACCCGTGCTCGTAGCAGTAATCGTGGATCTTTTCGAAGTCCCAGGACGGATCGTTTGGATAGCGCACGGCGGCGACGAGGCCTGACTGCACGCGACGATCAAGGGCCTCCTTGAATCCTAGACGGTCGATTCCCGAGCGGATGGCTGCCATGACACGCTGGTGACGCTCCCACTTTGCCTGCTCGCCTTCGGCGAAGTACTCGTCCAGAGCCTGCCTCGCGGCGTAGATGGTCTGAACGGGAGGAGTGAAATGCATCTCGCCTGTCTGCTCGAAGTACTTGTACTGCATGTAGAGATTGCAGTAATAGGAGCGCACGGGGTACGAGCGTGACGCCTCGATGATGTCGCGGCGCCCGATGACATACGAGAGTCCCGTCATGCCCTGGATGCCCTTCTGGGCTGACGCCATGCAAAAGTCTATGTTGTCCTCGTATACGTTGATGGGAATCATCGCGTAGGCTGAGGTCGTGTCCGTGATGAAGAGGGTGTTGTAGCTGTGTGCGAGCGCGCCTACCTCGCGTGCAGGGTTCAGGAGGCCGGACCCTGTCTCGTGGAAGGTCATGTACACGTAGCCCACGTCGGGATTATTCCGCAGAGCCTCCTCGATGACGTCCAGGTCGGGGAGGGCGTCGACGGGTTGCCTCAGCTCGATATAAGGCATGCCGTATGCATCGAGCACATCACATGCACGCTGGCTGTACGATCCGTTGTTTATGACCAGGGCGCGCTTGTCGTTGTCGAGCAGGGAGTTCAGCACCACGTCCATGCAGATGGTTCCGGACCCGCAGAACAGGACGGTGGTGTACTCATCCGTGTCACCATGGACAACACGCACCAGGTCGCTGCGCAGGGGGGTCATGATCGAAGCGAATTCTTTTTCACGCGGGCAGATGTCAGGTACGACTTGGGCGTACTTGACGGAATCGGTAGTGGTGGCGGGTCCAGGATTGAGGAGAATATTTCTCCTCATGGTATCTGACATGGGATTTCCCCTAAGCTTTCAGTCGGCATCATGGGCTTGCATTGTAGCACGTGGTCCTGTGACTGACGGTAGTACCTGATGGTCGCATGTTGGCCAACACCAAGTTTGCATCGCTTTGTTATGAGATGTTGGAATGCAACGGTAGATGGGCTATGGTGGGCACTGCGTCACAATGTCTCTTCCGCGCTCCGTGCGGAGCTGCTGCATCGAGAGGGTTTCATGGGCATATACGATGACAAGCCCCGTGTCCTGCTTGTGGTTCCAGCCCACAACGAAGAGGGCAGCATTTTGTCGGTGGCTCACCAGATTATGGAGTCGGGCTATGACTACATCGTCATAAATGATGGATCGACAGATGGTACCCTGCGAATCTGTCAGACTTATGGCCTGAACTACATCGATCTCCCCATCAACCTGGGCATCGGCGGAGCGGTGCAGACAGGTCACCGCTACGCCCTCGAACATGGATACGACGTCGACATCCAGGTCGACGGAGACGGCCAGCATGACATCTCCTACGTTCCCAGGCTGCTTGAGGAGATCGACAGGGGCGCAGACTTGGTCATCGGCTCGCGCTTTATGGGTGAGGCCGAGGGCTTTCAGTCTACCTTCTTGCGCAGGACCGGCATCAAATGGCTTGAAGGATGCATCAAGTTCGTTACGGGGCTGACCATCACGGACTGCACCTCGGGATTCAGGGCCTCCGGCAGACGGGCCATGTCACTGTTTGCCTTGAACTATCCCTGTGATTACCCGGAGCCGGAGTCGATCGTGACAGCGCACACGCACGACTTGGTTGTTCGCGAGGTGCCTGTCGTTATGCGCGATCGGCAGAGCGGGACGTCGTCCATCAATGCCTTGAGGAGCATCTACTACATGGTCAAGGTCACCCTCGCTGTGCTGATTGAGGGAATGGGTCAAAGAGGGGGGAAGAAATAGGATGGGAGTCACCCTACGTCTGATGCTGATCTGCTTCTGCTCGCTCTTTTTCTTTGCGGTCGTTCGCTTGGTCTCTAGGGGCAGGCTTCAGCTGAAGTACTCGCTTCTCTGGATGGCGATGTCCCTCGCGCTGATTCTGTGTGCATTGGTTCCCGACCTCGTCGGGATGGTTGCCAGGCTGCTGGGAATTGGCCTGGCATCAAACCTCGTGTTCTTGGTCGGATTCGTCATTC belongs to Olsenella uli DSM 7084 and includes:
- a CDS encoding 2-aminoethylphosphonate aminotransferase, which translates into the protein MSDTMRRNILLNPGPATTTDSVKYAQVVPDICPREKEFASIMTPLRSDLVRVVHGDTDEYTTVLFCGSGTICMDVVLNSLLDNDKRALVINNGSYSQRACDVLDAYGMPYIELRQPVDALPDLDVIEEALRNNPDVGYVYMTFHETGSGLLNPAREVGALAHSYNTLFITDTTSAYAMIPINVYEDNIDFCMASAQKGIQGMTGLSYVIGRRDIIEASRSYPVRSYYCNLYMQYKYFEQTGEMHFTPPVQTIYAARQALDEYFAEGEQAKWERHQRVMAAIRSGIDRLGFKEALDRRVQSGLVAAVRYPNDPSWDFEKIHDYCYEHGFTIYPGKMQGQGTFRLCALGAIDEGDIVNFWKVFECALERAGVETPVIY
- a CDS encoding glycosyltransferase family 2 protein; this translates as MGIYDDKPRVLLVVPAHNEEGSILSVAHQIMESGYDYIVINDGSTDGTLRICQTYGLNYIDLPINLGIGGAVQTGHRYALEHGYDVDIQVDGDGQHDISYVPRLLEEIDRGADLVIGSRFMGEAEGFQSTFLRRTGIKWLEGCIKFVTGLTITDCTSGFRASGRRAMSLFALNYPCDYPEPESIVTAHTHDLVVREVPVVMRDRQSGTSSINALRSIYYMVKVTLAVLIEGMGQRGGKK
- a CDS encoding DUF2304 domain-containing protein codes for the protein MGVTLRLMLICFCSLFFFAVVRLVSRGRLQLKYSLLWMAMSLALILCALVPDLVGMVARLLGIGLASNLVFLVGFVILLGICLSLTVIVSWQSRDIRQMIQHLALIEKRLSDGDDSSDHVAVD